The nucleotide sequence CGCCAGCGACAGCGCCCGCCGAGGTCGTGGCCGAGCCGGGACTTCGCGACGAGTTGCTGCGCCGCCAGGCCAAAGACCAGGAAGCTCGTTCCGCACTGCTCGAAAAGATGAAGGAATCCGACGGCGATCTCGGTGCCGACGGATTGCCGGTGGTGTTGCAGGTTCAGCGAATTGACGCCGAAAACCGTGCCTGGATCGCGACAGTGCTTGATCAGCACGGTTGGCCGGATCGGTCGCTGGTCGGCCGTGAGGCATCGGGGGCCGCATGGCTTTTGGTCCAACACGCCGACGACGATGTCGAGCTTCAGGAGCGGGCGTTGCCGTTACTGCAAGCCGCCATCGAGGC is from Planctomycetota bacterium and encodes:
- a CDS encoding DUF6624 domain-containing protein, which codes for MTLSLILSLFLLSPSTAPATAPATAPAEVVAEPGLRDELLRRQAKDQEARSALLEKMKESDGDLGADGLPVVLQVQRIDAENRAWIATVLDQHGWPDRSLVGREASGAAWLLVQHADDDVELQERALPLLQAAIEAGEAEARYGAYLLDRIRVNRGEPQVYGTQVRQIDGRIQPLPIEDPEHVDQRRAEVGLMTLAVYIAELDKAYLDTASPATKPAEE